A part of Vicia villosa cultivar HV-30 ecotype Madison, WI unplaced genomic scaffold, Vvil1.0 ctg.000643F_1_1, whole genome shotgun sequence genomic DNA contains:
- the LOC131630057 gene encoding COBRA-like protein 4 isoform X1, producing the protein MRFLISFLCVLVLVSYAVAYDPLDPNGNITIKWDVMSWTPDGYVATVTVNNFQMFRHIMNPGWTLGWTWAKKEVIWSMVGAQTTEQGDCSKFKGNIPHCCKKIPTVVDLLPGVPYNQQFSNCCKGGVVAAWGQDPSQSISAFQVSVGQGGTSNKTVKLPKNFTLLAPGPGYTCGPAKVVPSTVFLTTDKRRKTQALMTWNVTCTYSQFLARKNPSCCVSLSSFYNETITPCPSCACGCQNKKNCVKSESKILSMVGAHTPKKDNEPLMQCTHHMCPIRVHWHVKTNYKEYWRVKIAVTNFNYRMNYTLWSLAIQHPNLNNVTQVFSFNYKPLLPYESINDTGMFFGMKYFNDLLMEAGPKGNIQSEVLLQKDNKFTFKQGWAFPHKVYFNGDECMLPPPDTYPFLPNSSPATIVTFKALIFSLLLLLAVS; encoded by the exons TTATGCTG TTGCTTATGATCCTTTGGATCCAAATGGAAACATAACAATCAAATGGGATGTTATGTCTTGGACGCCAGATGGCTACGTG GCGACGGTTACGGTCAACAATTTCCAAATGTTTCGACACATAATGAACCCGGGATGGACGTTAGGATGGACATGGGCTAAGAAAGAAGTTATATGGTCAATGGTAGGAGCTCAAACAACTGAACAAGGAGATTGTTCTAAATTCAAAGGCAATATACCTCATTGTTGCAAGAAAATTCCTACAGTTGTAGACCTTCTACCTGGTGTACCTTACAACCAACAGTTTTCGAACTGTTGTAAAGGTGGAGTTGTTGCGGCTTGGGGACAAGATCCTTCGCAATCTATATCGGCTTTTCAAGTTAGTGTTGGACAAGGTGGAACCTCGAACAAAACGGTTAAACTTCCGAAGAATTTCACTCTGTTGGCTCCTGGACCTGGTTATACTTGTGGCCCTGCAAAGGTTGTTCCTTCCACAGTTTTTCTTACAACTGATAAGCGCCGCAAGACTCAAGCGCTGA TGACATGGAATGTTACCTGCACATATTCACAATTTCTAGCAAGAAAGAATCCAAGTTGTTGTGTATCTTTATCATCCTTCTACAATGAAACAATTACACCTTGTCCCTCATGTGCATGTGGCTGCCAAAACAAGAAGAACTGTGTAAA GAGTGAATCTAAAATTCTGAGCATGGTTGGAGCTCACACTCCAAAAAAAGACAATGAACCATTGATGCAATGCACTCATCATATGTGTCCAATTAGGGTTCATTGGCACGTGAAGACTAACTATAAAGAATATTGGCGCGTCAAAATCGCAGTAACGAATTTCAATTACAGGATGAATTATACTCTCTGGAGTCTTGCTATTCAACATCCAAATCTTAACAATGTCACACAAGTTTTCAGCTTCAATTACAAACCACTTCTTCCCTACGAATCCATAA ATGACACGGGAATGTTCTTCGGAATGAAATACTTCAATGATCTACTAATGGAAGCTGGACCAAAGGGAAACATTCAATCAGAAGTATTACTTCAGAAAGACAATAAATTCACATTCAAACAAGGATGGGCATTTCCTCATAAAGTTTACTTCAATGGTGATGAATGCATGCTTCCTCCACCTGATACATACCCTTTTCTCCCTAATTCTTCACCTGCAACCATAGTTACCTTCAAGGCACTCATCTTCTCGTTACTTTTACTGCTAGCAGTTTCATAG
- the LOC131630057 gene encoding COBRA-like protein 4 isoform X2 codes for MSWTPDGYVATVTVNNFQMFRHIMNPGWTLGWTWAKKEVIWSMVGAQTTEQGDCSKFKGNIPHCCKKIPTVVDLLPGVPYNQQFSNCCKGGVVAAWGQDPSQSISAFQVSVGQGGTSNKTVKLPKNFTLLAPGPGYTCGPAKVVPSTVFLTTDKRRKTQALMTWNVTCTYSQFLARKNPSCCVSLSSFYNETITPCPSCACGCQNKKNCVKSESKILSMVGAHTPKKDNEPLMQCTHHMCPIRVHWHVKTNYKEYWRVKIAVTNFNYRMNYTLWSLAIQHPNLNNVTQVFSFNYKPLLPYESINDTGMFFGMKYFNDLLMEAGPKGNIQSEVLLQKDNKFTFKQGWAFPHKVYFNGDECMLPPPDTYPFLPNSSPATIVTFKALIFSLLLLLAVS; via the exons ATGTCTTGGACGCCAGATGGCTACGTG GCGACGGTTACGGTCAACAATTTCCAAATGTTTCGACACATAATGAACCCGGGATGGACGTTAGGATGGACATGGGCTAAGAAAGAAGTTATATGGTCAATGGTAGGAGCTCAAACAACTGAACAAGGAGATTGTTCTAAATTCAAAGGCAATATACCTCATTGTTGCAAGAAAATTCCTACAGTTGTAGACCTTCTACCTGGTGTACCTTACAACCAACAGTTTTCGAACTGTTGTAAAGGTGGAGTTGTTGCGGCTTGGGGACAAGATCCTTCGCAATCTATATCGGCTTTTCAAGTTAGTGTTGGACAAGGTGGAACCTCGAACAAAACGGTTAAACTTCCGAAGAATTTCACTCTGTTGGCTCCTGGACCTGGTTATACTTGTGGCCCTGCAAAGGTTGTTCCTTCCACAGTTTTTCTTACAACTGATAAGCGCCGCAAGACTCAAGCGCTGA TGACATGGAATGTTACCTGCACATATTCACAATTTCTAGCAAGAAAGAATCCAAGTTGTTGTGTATCTTTATCATCCTTCTACAATGAAACAATTACACCTTGTCCCTCATGTGCATGTGGCTGCCAAAACAAGAAGAACTGTGTAAA GAGTGAATCTAAAATTCTGAGCATGGTTGGAGCTCACACTCCAAAAAAAGACAATGAACCATTGATGCAATGCACTCATCATATGTGTCCAATTAGGGTTCATTGGCACGTGAAGACTAACTATAAAGAATATTGGCGCGTCAAAATCGCAGTAACGAATTTCAATTACAGGATGAATTATACTCTCTGGAGTCTTGCTATTCAACATCCAAATCTTAACAATGTCACACAAGTTTTCAGCTTCAATTACAAACCACTTCTTCCCTACGAATCCATAA ATGACACGGGAATGTTCTTCGGAATGAAATACTTCAATGATCTACTAATGGAAGCTGGACCAAAGGGAAACATTCAATCAGAAGTATTACTTCAGAAAGACAATAAATTCACATTCAAACAAGGATGGGCATTTCCTCATAAAGTTTACTTCAATGGTGATGAATGCATGCTTCCTCCACCTGATACATACCCTTTTCTCCCTAATTCTTCACCTGCAACCATAGTTACCTTCAAGGCACTCATCTTCTCGTTACTTTTACTGCTAGCAGTTTCATAG
- the LOC131630056 gene encoding COBRA-like protein 1 isoform X1, translated as MMFFHFLKHCPCILLFLLFTLFYTPTEAYDPLDPNGNITVKWDIINWTPDGYVAVVTMNNFQQYRHISAPGWTLGWTWAKTEVIWNMVGGQTTEQGDCSKFKGNIPHCCKKNPAVVDLLPGVNYNQQIANCCKGGVLTSWAQDPANAVSAFQLSVGRAGSTKKTVRLPQNFTLSTPGPGYTCGPAKIVKPTRFITPDKKRVTQALMTWNVTCTYSQFLAQKTPTCCVALSSFYNDTIVPCPTCSCGCQGNSAQTGSCVDPSASHLASVVSSHDKNNITPLVRCTSHMCPIRVHWHIKLNYKLYWRVKVTITNFNYRMNHSNWNLVVQHPNFDNLTQIFSFNYKSLNPYGSINDTALLYGVKFYNDFLMQAGPIGNVQSELLFQKNTSTFTFEKGWAFPRRIYFNGDNCVMPPPDAYPWLPNAGSKQEVSFLALIMSSLVAIVLHAYS; from the exons ATGATGTTCTTCCATTTCCTTAAACATTGTCCATGCATTCTTCTCTTCCTTCTGTTTACTCTCTTTTACACTCCAACAG AAGCCTATGATCCACTCGACCCGAACGGAAACATCACGGTGAAATGGGATATTATAAACTGGACACCTGATGGTTATGTT GCCGTCGTTACAATGAACAATTTCCAACAGTATCGTCATATATCGGCACCTGGATGGACATTAGGGTGGACATGGGCAAAGACGGAGGTGATATGGAACATGGTGGGAGggcagacaactgaacaaggagATTGTTCAAAATTTAAGGGAAACATCCCGCATTGCTGTAAAAAAAATCCAGCTGTGGTAGATTTACTTCCCGGAGTGAATTATAATCAACAAATTGCCAATTGTTGCAAAGGTGGTGTACTCACCTCATGGGCTCAGGATCCAGCAAACGCTGTTTCGGCATTTCAACTCAGCGTTGGTAGAGCTGGCAGCACTAAAAAAACCGTCAGATTGCCGCAGAATTTCACCTTGAGTACACCCGGACCAGGATATACATGCGGGCCAGCGAAAATTGTGAAACCTACTAGATTCATAACACCGGACAAAAAGAGAGTGACTCAAGCACTTA TGACATGGAATGTGACATGCACATATTCACAGTTTCTTGCTCAGAAAACTCCCACTTGTTGTGTCGCACTTTCATCTTTCTATAACGATACTATTGTACCGTGCCCGACATGTTCGTGCGGCTGCCAAGGGAACTCAGCCCAAACGGGAAGCTGCGTAGA TCCAAGTGCGTCACATTTGGCCTCGGTTGTTTCCAGCCACGACAAGAATAATATTACACCTTTGGTTCGATGTACTAGTCATATGTGTCCGATCCGAGTTCACTGGCACATTAAGCTCAACTACAAGCTGTATTGGCGCGTAAAGGTCACCATTACTAATTTCAATTACAGGATGAATCACTCGAATTGGAACTTGGTTGTTCAGCATCCAAACTTCGACAATCTTACTCAaattttcagtttcaactacaaatCATTAAATCCCTACGGCTCAATAA ATGATACAGCCTTGCTTTATGGAGTTAAATTCTACAATGATTTCCTCATGCAAGCTGGTCCAATCGGTAATGTACAATCCGAGCTACTTTTCCAAAAGAATACATCAACTTTTACTTTCGAAAAAGGTTGGGCGTTTCCTCGGAGAATCTATTTCAACGGCGACAACTGTGTAATGCCACCGCCTGACGCTTATCCATGGTTACCTAATGCCGGTTCTAAACAAGAGGTTTCCTTCCTTGCTTTGATAATGTCATCCTTGGTGGCAATAGTACTTCACGCATATTCTTAA
- the LOC131630056 gene encoding COBRA-like protein 1 isoform X2, with protein MNNFQQYRHISAPGWTLGWTWAKTEVIWNMVGGQTTEQGDCSKFKGNIPHCCKKNPAVVDLLPGVNYNQQIANCCKGGVLTSWAQDPANAVSAFQLSVGRAGSTKKTVRLPQNFTLSTPGPGYTCGPAKIVKPTRFITPDKKRVTQALMTWNVTCTYSQFLAQKTPTCCVALSSFYNDTIVPCPTCSCGCQGNSAQTGSCVDPSASHLASVVSSHDKNNITPLVRCTSHMCPIRVHWHIKLNYKLYWRVKVTITNFNYRMNHSNWNLVVQHPNFDNLTQIFSFNYKSLNPYGSINDTALLYGVKFYNDFLMQAGPIGNVQSELLFQKNTSTFTFEKGWAFPRRIYFNGDNCVMPPPDAYPWLPNAGSKQEVSFLALIMSSLVAIVLHAYS; from the exons ATGAACAATTTCCAACAGTATCGTCATATATCGGCACCTGGATGGACATTAGGGTGGACATGGGCAAAGACGGAGGTGATATGGAACATGGTGGGAGggcagacaactgaacaaggagATTGTTCAAAATTTAAGGGAAACATCCCGCATTGCTGTAAAAAAAATCCAGCTGTGGTAGATTTACTTCCCGGAGTGAATTATAATCAACAAATTGCCAATTGTTGCAAAGGTGGTGTACTCACCTCATGGGCTCAGGATCCAGCAAACGCTGTTTCGGCATTTCAACTCAGCGTTGGTAGAGCTGGCAGCACTAAAAAAACCGTCAGATTGCCGCAGAATTTCACCTTGAGTACACCCGGACCAGGATATACATGCGGGCCAGCGAAAATTGTGAAACCTACTAGATTCATAACACCGGACAAAAAGAGAGTGACTCAAGCACTTA TGACATGGAATGTGACATGCACATATTCACAGTTTCTTGCTCAGAAAACTCCCACTTGTTGTGTCGCACTTTCATCTTTCTATAACGATACTATTGTACCGTGCCCGACATGTTCGTGCGGCTGCCAAGGGAACTCAGCCCAAACGGGAAGCTGCGTAGA TCCAAGTGCGTCACATTTGGCCTCGGTTGTTTCCAGCCACGACAAGAATAATATTACACCTTTGGTTCGATGTACTAGTCATATGTGTCCGATCCGAGTTCACTGGCACATTAAGCTCAACTACAAGCTGTATTGGCGCGTAAAGGTCACCATTACTAATTTCAATTACAGGATGAATCACTCGAATTGGAACTTGGTTGTTCAGCATCCAAACTTCGACAATCTTACTCAaattttcagtttcaactacaaatCATTAAATCCCTACGGCTCAATAA ATGATACAGCCTTGCTTTATGGAGTTAAATTCTACAATGATTTCCTCATGCAAGCTGGTCCAATCGGTAATGTACAATCCGAGCTACTTTTCCAAAAGAATACATCAACTTTTACTTTCGAAAAAGGTTGGGCGTTTCCTCGGAGAATCTATTTCAACGGCGACAACTGTGTAATGCCACCGCCTGACGCTTATCCATGGTTACCTAATGCCGGTTCTAAACAAGAGGTTTCCTTCCTTGCTTTGATAATGTCATCCTTGGTGGCAATAGTACTTCACGCATATTCTTAA
- the LOC131630058 gene encoding ATP-dependent zinc metalloprotease FTSH 9, chloroplastic-like, with translation MSALDYYLSPSTIYLHSHSIKSNFHHWRNRRFVPNSSPVRVLKDTNFLTDFGRFHLWRGLKLNNIDGFRRAASGGQETDSGSASSDSESKEVEVEPGSDGSGSNRNKEKQGKGGWWWWWWLDSNSKTGKWKWETLLKAQQVGVWFLQLGIVIFSMRLIRPWNMLPGYEPRSSMESVRVPYSEFLSRINSDQVLKVQVDGVHIKYNLKSDFEGGEVSSSNSGLQEESESLVKSVAPTKRIAIVYSTTRPSDTRTPYEKMLENEVEFGSPERRSGVFFNPTLIAMFCVAVLVGLLHRVRGSFSQKTLGQIRNRKSGTSNGTKSSEKGETITFADVAGVDEAKEELEEIVEFLRNPDKYTRLGARPPRGVLLVGLPGTGKTLLAKAVAGEADVPFISCSASEFVELYVGMGASRVRDLFAKAKKEAPSIIFIDEIDAVAKSRDGKFRIVSNDEREQTLNQLLTEMDGFDSNSAVIVLGATNRADVLDPALRRPGRFDRVVMVETPDRIGRESILKVHVSKKELPLANDVYIGDIASMTTGFTGADLANLVNEAALLAGRKNKVVVEKIDFIEAVERSLAGIEKKTAKLQGCEKGVVARHEAGHAVVGTAVASLLPGQPRVQKLSILPRSGGALGFTYIPPTTEDRYLLFIDELRGRLVTLLGGRAAEEVVYSGRVSTGALDDIRRATDLAYKAIAEYGLSQIIGPVSISTLSNGGMDESGGSVPWGRDQGQLVDLVQKEVKALLQSALEVSLSIVRANPTVVEGLGAQLEEKEKVEGEELQKWLRLVVAPTELTNFMEGKQQTLLTLKTDS, from the exons ATGTCAGCTTTGGATTACTATCTATCCCCTTCAACAATCTATCTCCATTCCCATTCCATCAAATCCAATTTCCACCACTGGCGTAACCGTCGTTTCGTCCCCAATTCATCACCCGTTAGGGTTCTTAAAGACACCAATTTCTTAACCGATTTCGGTAGGTTCCATTTATGGAGAGGCTTAAAGCTCAATAACATTGATGGGTTCAGAAGAGCTGCTTCCGGTGGTCAAGAAACCGATTCCGGTTCAGCTAGTTCCGATTCAGAGAGTAAAGAGGTTGAAGTTGAACCGGGTTCAGATGGTTCTGGTTCGAACCGGAATAAGGAGAAGCAAGGGAAAGGTggttggtggtggtggtggtggttagATTCTAATTCTAAGACTGGGAAATGGAAATGGGAGACTTTGTTGAAAGCTCAACAAGTTGGGGTTTGGTTTCTTCAGTTAGGGATTGTGATTTTTTCTATGAGGTTGATTAGGCCTTGGAATATGTTACCGGGCTACGAACCGAGATCTTCCATGGAGTCTGTGAGAGTTCCTTATAGTGAGTTTTTGAGTAGGATTAATAGTGATCAGGTTTTGAAGGTGCAGGTTGATGGGGTTCATATAAAGTATAACTTGAAGTCTGATTTTGAAGGTGGTGAAGTATCTAGTAGTAATAGTGGGTTGCAAGAGGAATCAGAGTCTTTGGTTAAGAGTGTTGCACCGACGAAGAGGATTGCTATTGTTTATAGTACAACTAGGCCTAGTGATACTAGAACTCCTTATGAAAAGATGCTGGAGAATGAAGTGGAGTTTGGATCGCCTGAGAGACGTTCCGGTGTATTCTTCAACCCTACTTTG ATAGCCATGTTTTGTGTTGCTGTACTGGTGGGACTTCTCCATCGAGTCCGTGGAAGCTTTTCTCAG AAAACTCTTGGTCAGATTAGGAACCGCAAATCAGGAACTTCCAATGGTACAAAATCATCTGAAAAAGGTGAAACAATAACTTTTGCTGATGTTGCTGGTGTTGATGAGGCTAAGGAGGAGCTAGAAGAGATTGTG GAATTTCTTCGAAATCCGGATAAATATACACGACTTGGAGCTCGTCCTCCTCGAGGTGTTCTCTTG GTAGGTCTTCCAGGAACAGGTAAGACTTTACTAGCAAAGGCTGTGGCTGGAGAAGCTGATGTGCCATTTATAAGTTGTTCTGCTAGTGAGTTTGTTGAGTTGTATGTTGGTATGGGTGCTTCCCGGGTGCGAGATCTCTTTGCAAAGGCAAAGAAAGAAGCACCATCCATTATATTTATTGATGAG ATAGATGCTGTGGCTAAAAGTCGGGATGGTAAATTTCGCATTGTAAGCAATGATGAACGAGAACAAACCTTGAACCAGTTGCTCACT GAGATGGATGGGTTTGACAGTAATTCAGCAGTGATTGTTCTGGGAGCAACTAATCGTGCTGATGTCTTAGATCCTGCACTTCGCCGACCAGGAAGATTTGATCGAGTAGTTATG GTGGAAACACCTGATAGGATTGGAAGAGAATCCATCCTGAAAGTTCATGTTTCTAAGAAAGAACTTCCTTTGGCCAATGATGTTTACATTGGTGACATTGCTTCTATGACTACTGGATTCACAGG GGCGGATCTTGCGAACCTAGTAAATGAGGCTGCTTTATTGGCtggaagaaagaacaaagttgttgtggagaaaattgattttattgaaGCTGTGGAAAGGTCATTAGCT GGCATAGAAAAGAAGACTGCTAAGTTGCAGGGATGTGAGAAGGGTGTAGTTGCACGACATGAAGCTGGTCATGCTGTAGTAGGCACTGCAGTTGCGAGTCTTCTTCCTGGACAGCCGCGTGTTCAG AAACTAAGCATACTGCCTAGGTCAGGAGGGGCCTTGGGCTTTACTTATATTCCTCCAACAACTGAGGACAGATACTTGCTTTTCATTGATGAATTGCGTGGTCGTCTGGTGACCCTTCTTGGAGGGCGTGCGGCAGAAGAAGTCGTTTATTCTGGTCGAGTTTCAACAGGTGCACTTGATGACATACGGCGAGCAACTGACTTGGCATACAAAGCTATTGCTGAATATGGTCTTAGTCAGATAATCGGCCCTGTGTCAATTTCCACACTTTCTAATGGTGGAATGGATGAGTCTGGGGGATCAGTTCCTTGGGGAAGGGATCAG GGACAACTTGTTGATCTTGTTCAAAAAGAGGTGAAAGCATTGCTTCAATCTGCGTTGGAAGTATCACTTTCCATTGTACGAGCTAATCCTACTGTTGTAGAGGGTCTTGGTGCTCAGTTAGAAG AAAAAGAGAAAGTAGAGGGTGAAGAGTTACAGAAGTGGTTAAGATTGGTGGTTGCTCCAACAGAACTGACAAATTTTATGGAAGGCAAGCAACAGACCCTTCTCACATTGAAGACTGATTCCTGA